The DNA sequence AGGCTTAAAATTTGGTGTTTTACTGAGCCAATATTATAGTTATTAATTCTACGGGATAggatatacatatttatagggcATAGACCAAGTTTCataatttgttccttttctaTTCCTTCTGTAGAAAATGAAATGGTCTCCAGTTTGGCATTGCAGATGTCACTTTATTTTAATACCTACTATTTCCCACTGTGGTGGGTGAGCAGCATTATGATGCTTCACATGAAGGTAAATCTAAGCTTTAATACTTTTGCTGCCCTGACGTTGTTAGAGTGTCAATAAAATTAaagttcttaataatttttttctatctcaaATCAGTGTTACTATACGTGCAATTTTACAAACATGTTTTGGCCTTTCTTTTAGTATTCAATCTTGCCTGATTACTACAAATTCATTGTGATCACTGTTATCATCCTAATAACCTTAATTGAAGCCATCCGGTTGTATCTGGGCTACATGGGTAACCTACAGGAAAAGGTaagctcttttttcctttctctcagtGATAGATATAAATGAAATCAGTTTTCATAACAAGTAAAAGGCAGTGAGGTGTGGCAGAAAGAGCACAGGCCTGAATTTAAAGCCTGACTCCAGCTTTACCACTTCTGTCACTGTGGTCTGTTTGCTTAATCTCTTGAGCCCTggtttcctcatatataaaatgaggaaaataatatttacttcaCAGGTTTGTTGTGATTAAGTGAAATGATTTATGTAAAGCATATGAATGTGGTAAACACTTAAAATTGATATTTTCCCTCTTCTCATCAGTCTTGAAAATACATGGTTACTTAAACATGTGTATTTGGATCCTGAAtaagaaaatgggggaaaattaTGAATTCGTTTCCTATGCCAGGCCCATGTTTTCTGCATCATCATGCTACCTAAGCATTTATGGTTACCAGAGTGTAGGGATAATGCCTAAAGATTCCTGTGGTTTTCTAGGCCCTTCATAATAAGGCCCCACCCAGCCTGTCTTACTGTAGGTTTTGCTGTTTTCTCACTCAGCCATTCATTCCAGGCTGATGTGCTGATTCCCAATCATGCTAGTTTCACGTGTTTGCTTACTTACCTTtttgcctcttcctcctccacaacTTTAAAAGCCTACATCCCTGAGGTCTTTCTTTCACCTACCCTAATCACTCTCTTATTTCTTGTAGCATTTAGTCTGTACTTCTAAATATTGCCCTTAGTTGTTCACTAAAGTGTAGTATTCTAGGATTGTTTTACATAAattagttttctcatctagaCTGTAAGTTCTCTGAGGACAAGGACCATGTCATCCTCCTTCGGAATCACTCACAGAGCCCATAATGTAGGTTCACAGTAGTGATAAGTACTTATCTGTATaaacaaaaactatattttactgatttttattacttttgataTGTGTCATTGCAGGTTCCTGAGTTGGCTGGCTTTTGGCTTTTGAGCCTTCTATTGCAGTTACCTTTAATTCTTTTCTTGCTCTTTAATGAAGGCCTAACAAATCTGCCCTTGGAAAAAGCGATACATATCATCTTCACTCTCTTCCTTGCTTTCCAAGTTGTTGCAGCATTTCTTACCTTAAGGAAAATGGTTAATCAGTTGGCAGTTCGTTTCCACCTCCAAGACTTTGACCGGCTCTCTGCAAACAGAGGAGACATGAGAAGGATGAGGTCATGTATAGAAGAGATCTGACCCAGTGTTGAGTGAAAATCTGACAGATCATTCTAGAAGACTGTAAGAGTTAGGAAAGTATCAGAGCTCTAATATGAGAAAAGGGACAAAGCAATTGTTTTGTATACACTCACTCTGAAATTCCAAGGTTGGGGGCAATGATGAAACTTTGTACAATGTATGAATCAGTATATTAGCCCCAAAACCTAGATGTTGTCTACCTGATGCcaaatttcttaatgttttttgATGTTGTCTTTTTCAGGAGTGTAGAAATGTATGTATTGGTGGTTGTCATTTGCCAGCTCTCCTGTAGTAATTCTGGTTAGAATCTGTAACTAGAGATGTGTCCATTTCTTTAAAACTTGTTGGTTGTCCGTGTCTTGGCTGTACATATGACCATGTTTCTTGACATGGAAATGCCAGTCAATGTTCCTATGTATCTGACTATATTTATAAACCAAGAGACccgccaggcgcggtgactcacacctgtaatcccagcactttgggaggccaaggggggtggatcacgaggtcaggagatcgagaccatcctggctaacacggtgaaaccccgtctctactaaaaatacaaaaaaaaaattagccaggtgtggtggcgggcacctgtagtcccagctacttgggaggccaaggcaggagaatggcgtgaacccgggaggcagagcttgcagtgagccaagatcaagccactgcactctagcctgggcagcagagcgagactctgtctcaaaaaaataaataaaaaataaaccaagagaCCAAACTTTCATGTCTGCTAGGGTTAAATTCTAACCCTAATATTAGCTGTTATACTGAGATTAAGAAGAAAACAGGTGGATTGCCTTGgtatttaggaaatatttttgttataaaattataacTTTCATAAAACCATATTCAGTATTTGTAATGGTGGTACATAAAATGCttttacaataaattattaaatatttaaggtaTCAACAACAGATCATCCTTGTCTTATGCAATTTTTGGGGGCTATagatttgtgttttttattaCAGAGTtgcaagggaaggaaggaaaacaaatccTAGAGAGCTTTCTATGTAGTGGGCACTGTAGTAGGCGTTTTAAATTAGCACTTGTGATCTCATCTACTAGGTTATCGGTCACCAAAGAACTGCTTCATACCCATTAAATTCACATGAGGCTTGATTTGGAAACCAGAGCGCCTCTTAATACATATGAGAGCTAAGATGGCCAAAGGGACTATACTCATGATCCTGAATAAGCATGCTCCCTTGCTAATAGGAGAAATCTATTTTAGGAGATTTGGTTAAGAACAAAGTTGCTTGGATTATCCGAACATTATATTAGTGACTGTTGGACTGTCTTAAAGGATATGATACGTTCattacaggttttctttttttctataggGAAATGGGCCTTCATAATGTATTTCACTGAGAGACAGTTGTAGCTGCATTAAACATTGCtcttttcaagtttctttttctaCAATTCATACTTTGGATTCCCAGGTTTTGCCTTATTCATTCTTGTTTTGCTGAATTTCAAAAAATGTCTTTACTTCCCACTCATTCTTGATTCTTCCTGACCAAACtatgctaattttattatttctgctcTTTATGATTATATATAAAGTTCAGCCAAATATTTCTCCCTCCATGCAGTGGCTAGTTAATCTTTCTCATGCCAAAGTAGTCACTAGTTATACTCTTAATAATTtggaatttaaaatagaattctgTTTGAATAGTTTTCTAAAACATATTCATTTGCATTTGTTTCCCAGATAGGACTAGGTAGGTATCTGGGTAGGTATAGGTAGGTGAttctataagaaaatataaaataaaattaaatctacAAAGCAGATAAATTAGGGGATGATGGAGACATTTCTATTTCAAGATTGTTTccagagttttattttaaatagcagaACTTCTGGTACATTTAAACTTTAAGAGATTAATAACAAAATGTCAGTCATaatcataaaaaaattttttaactgtaaaaaatttgagaaaattgaTTTATCAAAATTTCCAAGTAattttgctgtaataaacatattgtttaaaatgcagatatagtaacagtgggggaaaaaaagatagtAAATTGAAACCATGACCaagtcatttgtttgttttccatctgAACAGTAAAACCATGACTTTTTGGGTCAGGCTGAACCAATATTTTCTATTGGAGTACACCTGGTTCCCTATATAAGTATGTGAAAATCAAGGTAGAGAAGATATTTACATGTCAGCACATTTGGGGGTTAGGTGGTCTTTAATTTTATCTGAATATGTTTATCCAtccttaatttatattttatccttCTCTCTTTACAACACTTctgaaaatttttgtttaaaatgttgaacttcacaaatattttgtcctttacatattttttctataaatcaaaattattttatttttatttatttcttcttcttttttttttttttgagatggagttttgctctgtcacccaggctggagtgcagtggcacgatcttggctcactgcaacctctgcctcctgggttcaagtgatcctcctgcctcagcctcctgagtagctgggattacaggcacctgccaccatgcctggctaatttttttgtatttttagtggagacagggttttaccatgttggccaggctggttttgaattcctgacctcaagtgatccatctgcctcggcctcccaaagtgctgggattacaggcgtgagctaccaagCCTAAcctaaatcaaaattattttaaaacatcaaaatgtaTTACTTTAACATACACTTGAATGACTAGTATATATAAGGAATAGTCAAAGGTTCATAGACAAGACAAGCTCCTAGTTCTCAGGGATATGATGTGGGAGGTAAAACATTTGTACAACCTTAAGACAAAGTAAAAAAAGCATAActttatcagggaaatgcattGAATGAGTTTCACCTGCTAAGTACCTGACCGGTAACAGGCCCTTGGCTTCCAGTGCATCTTCCCTCTGTGTTCCTAGCACTTAGTATCCCAGGATTAGCACATTAGCCCTACACCAACACCATTTAGTATTCACCATGCTCCACATTGTCTGAGGGGGGATAGGCGGTATTCAGGTTAAATGAATACACACTCAATCCCACTTGTCTATGCAAACAAGAAGTCCACTGTCTGGTAGTAAAGGCAGATAAGCAAATCAGTGATAGCACAGGGTGGTGGGGCCCTATAGGATTACAGAGAAGAGACATCTAAATGAATGACGAATCTGGAAAGGCTTCCCAAAGAAAGTGACACTTGAGATTTAAAGAATGAGAGCATATTAAGTTCAGTGTTAAGAAGCAAAAAATAGTGACTGTGAGTTCTGTTTCAACTACTACAACTAGTTTGTTGAGGCTAGTGGAAAGTGTGCATGAGAAGAAATGGTACAGAATAACGCAGAAAAGCTTGGAAGGTGCTAGGCAGCCTGGGTAAAGCTTTGAATATATTCTGTCTTTAATTTTTCAGAACTCTATTCTGAATCCCTGAACGGTTTAAACAGTGGAGTATCACAAACAGAATTAGGTTTCAGaaagatctctttgaagacaatgTGAAAAATGGATTGAAAGGGTTGGACCAGAGGCAGAGATACCAGGAGGAATGTGATTAAGTAAGTTAGATGAGAACAAGCTGGCCTGGATAAAGTCAGTGGCAATAAAATAAACTTGAATAGAACCTACTATAgtgttttaaagataattttgtattttaaaacagatattaggagggttttttttctaatttgtcttTTCAGAGATGACCTATAAGggtaaacaaaatgaaatattgccTTTCTTATCTCCCCCACACCCAGTTATtagattattattttgttgttgtcttttagagacagggtcttgctctatcacccaggctggagtgcagtggcacaatcatagctcactgcagcctccaactcctaggcacAAGTGATCTCacctcagccatccaagtagctaggactacaggcacaggccaccatgccccgctaattaaaaaaaaaaaaattgtagagctgaggtctccctatgttgcctaggctggtcgtgaactcctagcctcaagcaatcattccgcctcagcctcccaaggtgctgggattacaggtgtgagccaccacacccagccattagATTATTATTAGACTTAAATAGAGCTCTATCTAATCTAAGTTTTATTTGACATAACCTACCTAATGATTCATTTACTTGAATTAagattatagtttttaaaaactcggtcgggcgcagtggctcacgcctgtaatcccagcactttgggaggccgaggcgggcaaatcacaaggtcaggagattgaggccatcctggctaacacggtgaaaccccgtctctactaaaaatacaaaaaattagccgggtatggtggcaggtgtctgtagtcccagctgctccggaggctgaggcaggagaatggcctgaactcaggaggcggagcttgcagcgagctgagatcccgccactgtactccagcctgggtgacagagtgagactccatctcaaaaaaaaaaaagatcgaaAGGACTAGGATCACAAGATTTTGAGAGTAAAGAAAAATCATCTATAATTCCACCACCTTAAAATAACAACTATTCACAAATGTCATGTTTCTTTGATGTTTTTACTTtgcaaatagttttttaaaaacacaattgtgATCATAAGCACTTACAGTTGTGCACCCTGCTTTTCTGAAAACACTGAAAGTATTTACCCATGTTTCTACATAGTGACACAATCATCATCTTAAATGATTGTATGTTATTTCATCAAGTAGATGGGCCATAATTTACTTAACTTCTCTCCTATCATTAGATATttgtgttatttcctttttcttttatacataACATTGTAATGAACAGCTCATGCATATAGCTTTTTCCATCTCTTAGATGATTCCTTTTAATTAATAAGCCAGATTCCtggaagtgaaattgctgggtcctAGAGTATGGACATTTTTAAGGGCATATTGCCAAATTATAACATCCACTTTCTACTATTCACCACGGCGCAATTCTAAAAATAGTACAATGAAAATTTTGACAAGGACAGATTTGTGGACTTTAGTTACCCATTTGTCTTTGTATTTCTGAGTAGTTACCACAGGAACACTGAgtctaaagagaaagaaaaaaaaaatctaaaagctaTGAAAGGAGAactggaaagaataaaaaaaaaaaaaagatttttgaattAAGGGAAAACTGATAAGGGACGGGAAAAGGATTAGGCAAGCTGGTCGCAGTCAGCAACAGACAGTGAGATGTGACACAATAAAAACTGGGTCATTGAGTTGGGACAGCCCTAGGACATAAAAAGACTGAAATGAAGTAAAGCTCTGGATTACTTTGTTCTTGAATATTGAATTTTTTCAGAAGCATGGAGCATGAAATATTATAGTGATAAGCCAAGATTGGAAACATAGCCAAGAAAAAGAGGTCTTTAAGGGATTGTTTAAAATGTGCTGAAGGAATAATTTGGTTTGGTCTTAAACGGCTCAAAAAGTAAATTGACATAAAGCTTTTGCATAGCAAAATAGGCATGGAGGCAGAAAACAAAGCGGCAAACAGAAGAGTTTACCCTGCAAATTGGTTAGCATGTAATATGTTAGATTTTGGTCATAGAAATGATTTATCAGAAGACTGAACTGCTGTATTTTGTAAGTGTAATTAACACTAACTTGTTATGGGTATACATCTTTATTCTAGTTTTAAGAGACTGTTAATTTGGGGGTTTTAaatcaaaaagcaaaactaaatagTTATGAGGCCATTCTAAGAATCAttctaaaaatcttttttcaCCAGTGTTTAAGCACTTAAAAATATTCAAGCCctagaaaaatgtgtttaaatgtaAGTTTAACCTcaacatttaaatgtattctgacagatttacatctttctgAAAGTGAGGCTAGGCATCAGTGTGTCATCATCTTAACCCAAGTCAAGACAGGCTGGAACTCCTGAAAACAAGATACAAATCGCAGGACAGCATGGAACATATATTCTATGAAAAGCCaaagacattttgaaatttattttatcaacaTGCTTTATCTAAACATATTCCACAGCTGAACATTCTTGTCTGAAAAGAGCTTTTTAATCTAGTAAAGTGTACAATCACAATGTATTTACTGTTCCACAGACCTAAGTGTTTAGCACTCAGCTACATTAAAAAtgtagacttttaaaaacaataatcaaCCAAGAATggctttgtctttaatttttcagAACTCTAATAGCACTATATTTGGCTGGTAGGAAAGTGATAttattgattcatttttaaaggtttttagtTCCTAATCTTGAGTTATTTATATTCTAATTCAAAACACATTAGCTACATTGCTCAATATTATAgcctaaaagaaaagaatatttgatattaaaattatatgcacatttaaaaattatttttaaatgcttgatTCATTAATACCCAGAAATACTAAAATGACCACTAGAGAAAGTAGAAGTTTTAGAACTTTGCTTCAATAGTTTTCCTAAAAAGACTGAGAGCTTATTAAGAGTCAAAATTTTTGCTATCCTAAAAACTATTGCTCCCAATGGTCAATAAGCCCTTGCTAAAGAAGGCTGGAGATTTAGCTGTTGATTGTTCAGTACTTTACAAAGCAGAGCAGCAGAAGATATGCTCTGTGTTTTTAGTACACTATGATTTTGTTCTGCAAAGTAAACTATTTAGTTAGCTACAACAATATGTCATCTACTATGCTTTGACACTTCaagacaaaaaagataaataagattaaGTCCTTGCCCTTCCAGCCATCTAGCAGAGGAGACAAATTTAAGGTAACCACAATCCCTTACAATTATTGTAATACAGCTATGTAAAAGATGAAAataggtgatgaatcctgcctaGGGGGTAGGATAGGCTTTCAACAGATGGAACAGCATGGGTAAAGATAtagacatttgaaaatataagtCCTGAACAGAACCAAAAGTAGTTTTGTGTCATTAAAATATAAGGTGTGTAGAAGAGAAGTGGTTGAGATGAGCTGAAAAGACTGGCGTCGGAAGTTATCAGTCTTTTAAATAATAGATTATTATAAAGAGTTTGAACTTCATGCTGTAGGCGATGAATGGTCTATCTATATTTAAGCAGCATTATAAGTCATTGTTGCCACATTTGAAAATGATAGAAAGCTGAGAAGGAGAGCTAATTTGATAGATGATACAATCACATTTCAAAAGAATCTCCTAACAAGCTGAAATGCTAGATCCAAATACATtttacagacacacatacacacacacacatcctcctcCAACATGTACTTTTCAAAAAGCTCACCAGTACATAATTCTGTGCtatttttcaaggaaaaacatCTGGGTGGTCTCAGGAGATGATAAGcatatattaatagaaatataatgacCAGATCATGGAGGGTAGCAATCTCACTGTACTCTTTAATGTTGTAGTAGTAATGTCTCATCAACTTTTCCGTACCAGCCCTATGATTGCATTTATCAAGAAATCTAAAACCAAATCTAATCATGACACTACTCTCcttaaaatttgttaagactctcattttcaggctgggcatcgtggctcatgcctgtaatcttagcactttgcgaggccaaggcaggaggattgcttgagcccaggaatttgagaccagcctgggcaacatagtgacgccctgtctctacaaaaaaattaaaaaatagctaggcatggtgtgtgcccgtagtcccagccactcaggaggctgagatggaaggattgcttgagcccaggaagttgagactacagtgagctgtgatcacaccattgcactccagcctgggcaagagtaagaccctatatcaaaaacaaaacaaacaaaggacTCTCATTTCCTGCAGGATAATGCCCAAACTCCCTAGCCTGGCATACAAGGCCTCTTTCCACCTGCCTGACCTCACCTTGCTCTTCCTCACTCCTTCAAGCTACAGTTCTTCCAGTGCACCATTCTGGGTTTTACCTGCAGACTTTCCTTCCAAACTGCTCTGTCTGCCTGAAGTAGTAATCTTATCTATGCAGTGAAactctacttattttttaatgccTGACTCAACTATCATATCTTCTATGGAATTCTGAATATTTGTTCCTCCTACAGTCCTACAGTCACTGAGCATCTTGGGGACAGGGACCACCACTCTTATTCATGATATCTCTAGTGCATATGACCGTGTTTATGCACTTAGTAATGTTGACTGAATGCACAGATGAAGGAATAAGCAAGCTGTTAGAACTCAGAGCTCCTGCCTCCTGTTCTTAATACACAGTATCTTTTTTCATAAACTTTCTACAAAATAGAAATGCCACATTTACTCATACTTGAATCTTTGTGGCATGAAAAAGAATCCTAATCTTAAAAACAATAACCACTTTTATATTAAGATAAACATTCAAATTTTGCTGAATCCCCAAAATTCATGCAAATAACAGCCACCATTTAATTGAATACCTGCAATGTGCCAGGTGGTGTGCTGGGACTTTATTGCTATCTCATATAATTCTCATGACAACTCTGTAAGGCAgatcttattcccattttacaaaagctaaaactagaactcaggagaAGTTAAGGAACTTGCTCAGGGTTACACAGCAAGTAAACAGAAGACAGGATTTAGACCTAACCTTGTCTGGCCCCAAAGATCATGCTTTTTCACTCTGCAGTGCTCCCTCTCTCTAAACACATGCTCCAAAGATATATTTAGGTTGATTTAGACCTGTCCCATCTAGAAGCCAAAGCAGGAACATTGCTCAGCCTTGGACCCTCAGACTTCTCGGGGCCAAGGAAAGTGGCAAAAAAAGGGTCCAGAAACTActccattgttttttaaaaatctaaatctaTTAATATGTTTACCTATAGAAAGGCCCAGCAAGCAAACTAAAAagtctgttttgtgtgtgtgtgtgggttttttttttttttttttttttttgcctttgattGGACTTTCACTAACTCTGAGCATTATCCTCAGTCATTTCATGTTGATCAAAGCTGACAGTTGCAGAGATGTATATtcgattaattttttttttttttttttttttttttgagacggagtctcgctctgtcgcccaggctggagcgcagtggtgcgatctcagttcactgcaagctccacctcccgggttcacgccattctcctacctcagcctcttgagtagctgagactacaggtgcccgccaccacgcccggctaatttttttatatttttagtagagacggggtttcactgtgttagccaggatggtctcgatctcctgacctcgtgatccgcccatctcggcctcccaaagtgctgggattacaggcatgagccactgcgcccggccttgattaatttttttaaatgggaaaaccCTTTGGTTGACTAATTTAAAAGACTGCCATTTGCTGAAGTAGGTCCTTGTGAAATGCTAAGTGCTTTATCTTATTTACTCCTCTAAGGTATTATAACACTTGTATATTATATTAACTTTATAATTGTAATACCATTTCCCATTTTGAACATGAGAAAAACAGAGTATTCTAAAAAGTTAACTAAGATCACCTAGCTGGTAattggcagaactgggattcaaattGAGGCATGTCTAATTCCAAAGCTTTCCTACACAGCTCAGTTCTACAAATTAATTgagggttgttgttgttgttgtttaaatagacagggtctcgctgtgttgcctgggctggagtgcagtgtgatcCCACTGCTGAGCAGCATGCAAGTTTTTGACCTGCTTCATTTCCAACCTGGGCTGGTTCACCTCTCCTTATGGCAACCTGGTGGTCTCCTGCTCCCAAAAGGTCAACATGGGATGCTCAACTAAGTGTGGACACCCGATTGGCATAGTGCACTACAgccccagaactcctgggctcaagtgatcctcccgcctcagcctcccgagtggctgggactacaggcacactccagcacgcccagctaattgagGTTCTATTGCGTGGCAGGCACAGGGGATTCTATGATGAGAATACTGTCCCTGCACggaagaggcttttttttttttgagacggagtctcactctgttgcccaggctggagtgcagtggcaccatctcagctcactgcaacctctgcctcttgtgtacaagcaattctcctgcctcagcctcctgagtagctaggattacaggtgcccgccaccacaaccggctgattttttttgcatttttagtagagacagggtctcaccatgtgggtcaggcgggtctcaaactcctggccttaggtcatccgcctgtcttggcctcccaaagtgccaggattacaggcgtgagccaccacaccattTGAATCTCTGCTCGCTCTATACCAGTTAAGGTACCCAcatacttttctgtttctctagtAATGGGCctgtttattaaaattaaaaaataagaaaaccattG is a window from the Macaca mulatta isolate MMU2019108-1 chromosome 13, T2T-MMU8v2.0, whole genome shotgun sequence genome containing:
- the TMEM17 gene encoding transmembrane protein 17, which translates into the protein MELPDPVRQRLGNFSRAVFTDSNRTGPEYSEGPENEMVSSLALQMSLYFNTYYFPLWWVSSIMMLHMKYSILPDYYKFIVITVIILITLIEAIRLYLGYMGNLQEKVPELAGFWLLSLLLQLPLILFLLFNEGLTNLPLEKAIHIIFTLFLAFQVVAAFLTLRKMVNQLAVRFHLQDFDRLSANRGDMRRMRSCIEEI